DNA sequence from the Candidatus Goldiibacteriota bacterium genome:
CGGACAGAAGGATAATTAAAAGCGACGCGCGTGCTTTTTTAAAGAAGGCAAAAAAGAACTCTTATGACGGCATTTATGCAAGGCATTTTGTGGAACACTTTGAGGCTGATGGCCTTATAAATATTTTTAAGATGGCAGAAAACGTTTTAAAAAAAGACGGGGTATTTTTAATGATATTTCCCAATTTAAGAAATATTCATGTTGCAACCTATGAATTCTGGAGCGACCCCACGCACGCAAGGCCGTACACCGGCGAAGCGCTGGCTGTCCTTTTGGATAAGGCCGGTTTTAAAATTAAAGAGCACGGCCCTGATGCTGACAGCTGGGA
Encoded proteins:
- a CDS encoding class I SAM-dependent methyltransferase, with translation MDNKQKQIKYALKFKRGGNILELGSGKGEFLDCCKDAGVKVTGVDHYADKSDRRIIKSDARAFLKKAKKNSYDGIYARHFVEHFEADGLINIFKMAENVLKKDGVFLMIFPNLRNIHVATYEFWSDPTHARPYTGEALAVLLDKAGFKIKEHGPDADSWDNSPFKNIIRGLRAFLSGVRTAPPDYYIYAVKKKS